The following coding sequences lie in one Arachis ipaensis cultivar K30076 chromosome B05, Araip1.1, whole genome shotgun sequence genomic window:
- the LOC107640888 gene encoding protein FAR1-RELATED SEQUENCE 9-like, producing MVEKFGVADKKWVQDMYERRHSWATAHIRGKFFAGFRTTSRCEGLHAVISRYIKSRYSYTEFLRHFHRCLMFVRAKELEADFECAKGDPVMTTNLKQLERSAAENYTRAIFYLFVPILDRACAMRVVNSEDNGSYFIHTVSRYGTPGKDWRVVTTSDTREVRCTCMRMECFGVPCEHIIAMLVLNNVHEIPRSLILPRWTKDAKLVAVQSMGVIWDSVQLTQHWCLMDWYRKVCKIACHNTEKFQFARDIAMLMLKHFENEDAGDTSFPPEGPPTEGGSGPARNPPRRNTKGNGAHGGKKIQRCRLCREVGHNRTTFPDRRTMESSSAVADDMDSMDTDMLYDNLSGDLYATAKIPSF from the exons ATGGTTGAGAAATTTGGCGTCGCCGATAAAAAATGGGTACAGGACATGTACGAGAGAAGGCACAGTTGGGCCACAGCACACATACGGGGAAAGTTCTTTGCCGGATTTCGAACAACATCAAGGTGCGAGGGCTTGCACGCTGTGATATCACGGTATATTAAGTCTCGATACAGCTACACTGAGTTTTTACGTCATTTCCATCGATGCTTGATGTTCGTGCGTGCAAAGGAGCTGGAGGCTGATTTTGAGTGTGCAAAGGGTGACCCTGTTATGACCACCAACCTGAAACAGCTGGAGCGGAGTGCAGCCGAGAACTACACTCGTgcaatattttatttgtttgttcccATTCTTGACAGGGCCTGTGCAATGAGGGTGGTTAACTCTGAAGACAATGGTTCCTATTTTATCCACACCGTCTCTCGATACGGCACTCCGGGAAAGGATTGGCGTGTTGTTACAACGTCTGATACGAGGGAGGTCCGATGCACATGCATGAGAATGGAATGTTTCGGGGTCCCCTGTGAACATATAATTGCGATGCTTGTTCTTAACAATGTTCATGAGATCCCGAGGTCTCTGATATTGCCGAGATGGACCAAGGATGCAAAGCTTGTGGCGGTGCAGTCGATGGGCGTGATTTGGGATTCTGTACAACTGACACAACACTGGTGCCTGATGGATTGGTACCGGAAAGTGTGCAAGATTGCATGTCACAACACTGAAAAGTTCCAGTTTGCAAGAGACATTGCCATGCTGATGCTGAAGCACTTCGAGAACGAAGATGCAGGAGACACCAGTTTTCCACCCGAGGGGCCACCTACCGAGGGTGGCAGTGGCCCGGCGCGGAATCCACCCAGGCGCAATACAAAGGGTAACGGTGCTCATGGTGGAAAGAAAATCCAGCGATGTCGTTTGTGCCGGGAGGTGGGACACAACAGGACGACGTTTCCAGACCGCCGCACAATGGAGTCATCCAGCGCAGTTGCAGATGACATGGATTCGATGGACACTGACATG CTCTATGATAACCTATCCGGCGATCTGTATGCGACCGCCAAGATTCCTTCGTTCTAA
- the LOC107640889 gene encoding protein FAR1-RELATED SEQUENCE 5-like, with the protein MPALREKERDGEGVGAEEESENMVCRDEDTTGGVRVADEPEMSDEAEHGVGSFEGEGSVGMESDEYDFQEDETEHNHHAEADVDNGDAVDLEDSLDGAVGMSDNYAEDEFYAVDSVESLGWIDFLNLSEEDVLRFNFADVDIAFEFYQQYAKHHGFGARRSRSEKRGEVRIRQEFVCHRQGYRSPKFYSMPNRQKRPRAETRCGCPARMLLHMDDESGRWHVAYFSDAHNHHVLELRFSSMLPGHRRMSEADIEQMNDMRKGGISISRIHDFMASLAGGYHNVPYTTRDMHNVNAKQRREGGLDAESCLRYLRECKTNDPALYYKEVVDGEGVLQHLFWCDGTSQIDYQVFGDVVAFDATYKKNVYLSPLVIFSGVNHHNQTVVFATALGADEKEETYVWLLQQLQTSMKGKAPVSIITDDDRQMKSAIEQVFPEAHHRLCACYESE; encoded by the exons ATGCCGGCGCTGCGAGAGAAAGAGCGCGACGGAGAAGGAGTCGGCGCCGAAGAAGAGTCAGAGAACATG GTTTGCCGGGATGAAGATACCACTGGGGGCGTGCGTGTCGCCGATGAACCAGAAATGTCTGACGAAGCAGAGCACGGAGTTGGATCGTTTGAGGGCGAAGGCTCTGTAGGGATGGAGTCGGACGAGTACGACTTTCAGGAAGATGAAACAGAACACAACCATCATGCAGAGGCCGATGTCGACAATGGGGATGCGGTTGATTTGGAAGACAGTTTGGACGGCGCCGTAGGAATGTCTGACAATTATGCGGAAGACGAGTTTTACGCTGTTGATTCCGTGGAGTCGTTAGGTTGGATTGATTTTTTGAACTTGAGCGAGGAGGATGTTCTCCGATTTAATTTCGCAGATGTTGACATTGCATTTGAGTTCTACCAGCAATATGCAAAGCACCATGGCTTCGGGGCGAGACGTTCCAGAAGCGAAAAACGTGGCGAAGTAAGGATACGGCAGGAGTTCGTGTGCCACCGACAAGGGTACCGATCCCCGAAGTTCTACTCGATGCCTAACCGGCAAAAGAGGCCGAGGGCTGAGACACGTTGTGGATGCCCTGCAAGGATGCTACTCCACATGGACGATGAATCAGGACGTTGGCACGTTGCGTACTTTTCAGACGCGCATAACCACCACGTTCTTGAGTTGCGATTTTCTTCCATGCTCCCAGGCCATCGGAGGATGAGCGAAGCGGACATCGAGCAGATGAACGACATGCGCAAAGGGGGCATTAGCATCTCCCGAATCCACGATTTTATGGCGAGCCTAGCCGGCGGGTATCATAATGTCCCGTACACAACAAGGGACATGCACAATGTAAATGCGAAGCAACGAAGGGAGGGTGGCCTAGATGCGGAATCGTGCCTAAGGTATCTCCGAGAGTGCAAGACAAATGATCCAGCACTGTACTACAAGGAAGTTGTTGATGGTGAGGGCGTGTTGCAACATTTGTTTTGGTGTGACGGCACCAGCCAAATTGATTACCAGGTGTTTGGAGACGTGGTTGCATTTGATGCAACGTACAAGAAAAACGTTTACCTTTCACCTCTTGTAATATTCTCCGGTGTGAATCACCACAACCAAACGGTTGTCTTTGCCACTGCACTGGGGGCAGACGAGAAAGAAGAGACCTATGTCTGGCTGCTTCAACAGTTGCAAACTTCAATGAAAGGGAAGGCTCCCGTGTCCATAATAACCGACGATGACAGGCAAATGAAGTCTGCGATCGAGCAAGTTTTTCCAGAGGCTCACCATCGACTCTGCGCTTG TTACGAAAgcgaataa